In a single window of the Anguilla rostrata isolate EN2019 chromosome 4, ASM1855537v3, whole genome shotgun sequence genome:
- the LOC135252725 gene encoding ralA-binding protein 1-like has product MTECFLPPSNSPGEPRRADHPAGMARTPSSEEISPAKFPGLYRAGEHTPPRDGHLEPPDAVSDEEKEHGKKKNKFKKKEKRTEGYAAFQEDSSADEAESPSKMKRSKGIHFRKPSFSKKKEKDFKAKEKPREDRAKEKKAKDLTTAAEVVKHWKEKKKKKKPAAAEPEPPVVAAAEPLAPRPVFGALLAEAAERTALYDGIPLPAVFRECVDFVESHGMTCEGIYRVSGMKSKVDELKAAYDREESPRLEDHDPHTVASLLKQYLRELPEALAPRELTARFEDACGRPAEAERLRELRRLLAEMAPCSRLLLAWLVTHMDHVIGAEAHTKMNIQNVSIVLNPTVQIGNRVLYVFFTHVKELFGDVTLKPVVHPLRWSNMAAMPQLPDTAESIKEEIRRQEFLLNSLHRDLQAGVKDLSKEERLWEVQRILTALKRKLREAKRQECETKIAQEIASLSKEDVSKEEMTENEEEVLNILLAQENEVLTEQEELLSLEQALRRQIATEKEEIERLRAEIADIQSRQQGRSETEEYSSDSESESEDEEELQVILEDLRKQNEELEVKNTHLNQAIHEEQEALIELRVQLRLLQGEKLQQEQPPQTGPEVRAVEPAKHSVVWDSAANADPATTAVGTASKESLKPSPSKDRQEVNP; this is encoded by the exons ATGACGGAATGCTTCCTGCCCCCTAGCAACAGTCCCGGCGAGCCGCGGCGCGCGGACCACCCCGCGGGAATGGCGCGCACGCCCAGCTCCGAGGAGATCAGCCCCGCCAAGTTCCCGGGCCTGTACCGCGCGGGCGAGCACACGCCGCCCCGCGACGGCCACCTCGAGCCGCCCGACGCCGTCTCCGACGAGGAGAAGGAGCACggcaagaagaagaacaagttcaagaagaaggagaagagaa CTGAGGGCTACGCCGCCTTCCAGGAGGACAGCTCGGCCGACGAGGCGGAGAGCCCCTCCAAGATGAAGCGCTCCAAGGGCATCCACTTCAGGAAGCCCAGCTTCTccaagaagaaggagaaggacttCAAGGCCAAGGAGAAGCCCCGCGAGGACAGGGCCAAGGAGAAGAAGGCCAAGGACCTGACGACGGCGGCCGAGGTGGTCAAGCATtggaaggagaagaagaagaagaagaagcccgccgccgccgagccGGAGCCGCCCGTCGTCGCCGCCGCCGAGCCGCTCGCGCCGCGGCCCGTCTTCGGTGCGCTGCTGGCCGAGGCGGCGGAGAGGACGGCGCTCTACGACGGGATCCCGCTGCCCGCCGTCTTCCGCGAGTGCGTGGACTTCGTGGAGAGCCACGGCATGACGTGCGAGGGCATCTACCGCGTCTCGG GGATGAAGTCCAAGGTGGACGAGCTGAAGGCGGCCTACGACCGCGAGGAGAGCCCGCGCCTGGAGGACCACGACCCGCACACGGTGGCCAGCCTGCTGAAGCAGTACCTGCGCGAGCTGCCCGAGGCGCTGGCGCCGCGCGAGCTGACGGCGCGCTTCGAGGACGCGTGCGGCCGCCCCGCCGAGGCCGAGCGGCTGCGGGAGCTCCGCCGGCTCCTGGCCGAGATGGCGCCCTGCAGCCGCCTGCTGCTGGCCTGGCTCGTCACCCACATGGACCACGTCATCGGCGCCGAGGCCCACACCAAGATGAACATCCAGAACGTCTCCATCGTCCTCAACCCCACCGTGCAG ATTGGGAACCGGGTGCTGTACGTCTTCTTCACCCACGTGAAGGAGCTCTTTGGCGACGTCACCCTGAAGCCAGTGGTCCACCCCCTGCGCTGGTCCAACATGGCCGCCATGCCCCAGCTGCCCGATACTGCAGAGAGCATCAAGGAGGAGATCCGCAGACAG gagtTCCTGCTGAACAGCCTGCACCGTGACCTGCAGGCGGGGGTGAAGGACCTGTCCAAAGAGGAGCGCCTGTGGGAGGTGCAGCGCATCCTGACGGCTCTCAAGAGAAAGCTGCGCGAGGCCAAGCGACAG GAGTGTGAAACCAAGATTGCGCAAGAGATCGCCAGCCTCTCCAAGGAAGACGTGTCCAAGGAGGAGATGACGgagaatgaggaggaggtgcTCAACATCCTTCTGGCCCAG GAGAATGAGGTCCTGACCGAACAGGAGGAGCTGCTGTCTCTGGAGCAGGCCCTGCGGAGGCAGATCGCCACCGAGAAGGAAGAGATAGAGAGGCTGAGGGCCGAGATCGCAGACATACAGAG CCGGCAGCAGGGGCGCAGCGAGACGGAGGAGTACTCCTCGgacagcgagagcgagagcgaggacgaggaggagctgcaggtcatCCTGGAGGACCTGCGCAAGCAGAACGAGGAGCTGGAG GTAAAGAACACGCACCTGAACCAGGCCATCCACGAGGAGCAGGAGGCCCTCATAGAGCTGCGGGTGCAGCTGCGCCTCCTGCAGGGGGAGAAGCTTCAGCAGGAGCAGCCGCCGCAGACTGGCCCAGAGGTCCGGGCCGTGGAGCCTGCCAAACACAGCGTCGTCTGGGACTCTGCCGCCAACGCCGACCCCGCCACCACCGCGGTCGGCACAGCCAGCAAGGAGTCCCTCAAGCCCTCCCCCAGCAAGGACCGCCAGGAGGTGAACCCGTGA
- the LOC135252728 gene encoding twisted gastrulation protein homolog 1-A-like, with translation MRPRHALIPASAALMLFLSGLSLTAACNKALCASDVSKCLIQELCQCRPTDGNCSCCKECMLCLGTLWEECCDCVGMCNPKNYSDTPATSKSTVEELHRPIPSLFRALTEGDAPINMMVVSFPVAEELSHHESLVSFLETVDDPHQNVSLPGNSIHARYDGTQDNLCTVVYFDDCVSIRQCKLYCESMGGSKYRWFHNACCECIGPECLDYGSKAVKCMNCLF, from the exons ATGAGGCCTCGCCACGCGCTGATTCCAGCGTCCGCTGCGCTcatgctctttctctctgggcTGTCACTGACCGCCGCCTGCAATAAAGCCCTCTGCGCCAGCGATGTCAGCAAGTGCCTTATTCAG GAGCTGTGCCAGTGCAGACCGACAGACGGGAACTGCTCCTGCTGTAAGGAGTGCATGCTGTGCCTGGGTACGCTGTGGGAAGAGTGCTGCGactgtgtgg GAATGTGCAATCCTAAGAACTACAGCGACACACCGGCCACCTCCAAAAGCACAGTGGAAGAGCTCCACCGGCCAATCCCATCGCTCTTCCGCGCACTCACAGAGGGCGACGCCCCCATCAACATGATGGTGGTCTCCTTTCCTGTGGCCGAGGAGCTCTCCCATCACGAAAGCCTAGTCTCCTTCCTGGAGACGGTGGACGACCCGCACCAGAACGTTTCGCTGCCAGGCAACAGCATTCACGCTCGCTATGATGGCACCCAAG ATAACCTGTGCACAGTGGTGTACTTTGACGACTGCGTATCAATCCGCCAGTGCAAGCTGTACTGCGAGTCCATGGGTGGCTCCAAGTACCGCTGGTTTCACAACGCCTGCTGCGAGTGCATTGGGCCCGAGTGCCTGGACTACGGCAGCAAGGCTGTCAAGTGCATGAACTGTCTCTTCTGA